CGCCGCCGGCGTTGAAGAAGAGCTGGTGCTTAGCAGAAATCTAGCTGGACGAGtcataattaaaaatcaaatcgaacAATATAGAAGAAAGGGGACAATGGTGTGGTTGAAATGTCGGTAAGTGATGTGAAATTTATTTGAAACTCTCtagacatatatatacatatatagagagatataaaatctttttttttgggtccACAAGGTAATCCGCACCCGGTAAATTTCGCTTCAGTATAATAATATCtacaaataacacaaaaatttaaaattgcaTTAGATAAACCTCATGCGATCATCTTTGAATCTTAACCCTCTATTTGAAAGATCATCTGCTTAGCTAACTCGATGATTCGTGTGCATTGAACGGAAGGTATTGAAGGTAACTCATGTGGTGTACAGTACATATAATTGTAGAGGTCCCTACTATTCTTATTTCTCAAgtacaaaatttaattaaatattgtacAAAACTGTCATAAGCAGCCACGtttcattttgtttaaatttaaatgataaagaagaaaataattagcGGTTTAGAATAATGATGTGGGGTTAAATTTTGATTAGCATCTTTTTGATGTTAGACTACAAGTCAAATTTCAGTAGATACAACAACAAATCTGTACGTgattttttttgatttgtctGTTTGCCCAACTATCgcaatcaatttattttacgtattgtttaattaaagaaatccaatttttttttctaaaaaatagcAATTcgtatttaattaaattaattgaaaagtcAATTTGTTAATACTACTATAGTAtgtatttgacaaatattttacttttatttaaaatatttatatttaatgaaataattgaaatatgTAAATTAATATAAGAAACAAAGACATGTGAAGTTACCTGAATTTGTTTGTATTGAAGGAagacaaaaaatgaaataaactGAGGGCGACCATAGAAAACCACCCCATTGCTATTACACTTGTGTTCACAGAAATACTCTTcgtttacttttacttgtcacttaattttaaaatatatttttactttttacttattatttttaatatattaagaaaagataattattttttctcatgttATAGTATTGCATACTATTCTCCatatcatttttcaaaactcaatactaaacattaattagtaGGGATAGTAtgataaaatacttatattaataattgtttttttaatatgtcaagtcaaacagTGACAATAAAAATGAACTTTGAGAGTAAAAAGGAACAAACTTCCAAATATTTTTGCTCTTTGGATTCCAAACTAGTCTCCATcttcattttgattttaatgTAGAATAGtttaatttgtgtttgaatATCATTTGGGATGAATTTATTATTCCACgtatttattttctcaattttatataaatttaaatatttatttatatacactcaaaattaaagaacataCTGAAACTAAgttaaataattattactaatCAAGTTTTCATTTATTCATTTAACTTAGAATTATCGATTTTCTTTATACAccctactttttttaaaaactgtAATAGTAGAGTTATGGAGTGGCGATTAAGGATGCTAAAGTGAAATATTACTTTATGTGAAAGACAAAGTAACATTAAAAAGTTTTGAGGATTAGATGGGCAACATGTTCgttgtacattttttttataaagtctATTATTATCCAACAACAAGTGGCATGTCCGTACTTTATGcctataattaattataaatttttgtttcgTCTACAATTATttaaggccaaacacatatacaacccctttaacttgtccacatttttcattttgacactttatcttagccttgttccattttaacccttgaactccattttttatattccattttaacacgaaatgctatttttatgatttatttatttttataaatattcttcaattgtaacttcttattttaaatcgacatgtgtcatttaattttagttaaaaaattaaaaaataacaaaaaataattctttttaaaaaataataatttctattTAAGAGTgtatgtatttttgtgtgaaaaataaccgacgaaattgtgttggttttctttctttaaaattagtgacaacctaacaaagtcagtcgagttttaacattgtttagtagtgttattagcaatgaacaagagtctttttttAATAGTGTTATTAACTAAGTCAGtcgagtctttttgaagataggtttttttattcgtattgatttaattaaaaattaaaagtgagtatttgcgttaaatttagatagcctagatgataagaaaaaataaataagtagtgttatttaatttgattgaatgtttaagaaagaaaatcaaagaactttcgttaatttattttcatgcaaaaatacagagaaatataaaaaaataatattattgtttgaaaatttttatgttcgttcgcgaatgtttaatatttttaattaacagGCAcacatctatttttttaaaataagaaattgaaattgaagaacataaataaaaacaaatcataaaaattagtataagtgtttaaatggtacagaAACAAtagagtttaagggttaaaatggaacaaggctaagttggagtgccaaaatgaaaaatgagggcaAGTTTGAGGGgctgtatatgtgtttggccattATTTAAAGTTGGATTAGACAACTTATGTATGATTATGTTagccataatttttttaatcttaaactAGAGCGAGAACAAccattaatttaaaaagaaaagattctCCTCTTTCTTGGtccttttttcttctatttgtaGTTCGATATCTTTATTAGATTCGgattaaatttaaatagcaCATAATAGGGACCTATTTTAAGAGCAATACTCTATCaaggttttaattttttattttcacaacttgaatttgagatatttaattaagaatgaagCGACTCAATAATTCTATCGCAACCGATGTTGGTCCTTTTTAAAGGATTCCAAACATGACTTCTtgcctcctttttttttttaataaagttaGTGAGAAAGAAATGCAAACAGATAATTACTTCAATTTAATATTTGTTAAAGTGGATAAGATTGATTCtctctccatttcatattatgtgaatattttataatttgttgGGTAATTTTCTTTGAGCTATATAttcttaatttttgaattattaataatttgacttgtaatatttttatataactcttaatttataaatattgtttcaaaagttttttttaaaaaatatacttgaGTTCACGTTGAAGAATgatatttttcacatttttggaTCAAACTATTAATGATAGGAGCATTTTTAGATCAAAATATTATCTGACGACAGTTTTGTTCAATTTCACatagttcaaaaatatttttgaccgTTTTCGTAAAAAGATTTAGattttttctttgatatttatataaagAATGACAACCTGGACAACAATGGTTGTTGCATCTTCTTTGTTTGTATAGCTCATAGGCCATGCCTACTACATGTGAattgtttcttattttcttcaatttttttgtgcaAACCCATTCTGTCCCACTTGTTTTGtttcttgttttcttaaaaacataattatagAGGTTTAATGGGCCTGTGGCGGAGCCACCCTTGTCTAAAgtcactaaaaaattatatcgCGCAAATAGATAAAAGAAACTTATGTATACATAGATATTATTTGTTGAATCTCATTAGCTTCTTTTCTCGATAGAGAATCAGTGATGAGTCGAACTCtagttcaaaatttaaaaaattgtacagAAGGATTAACTCAATCTCGAAAGTTAGTGTAAGTAATTCTCACCTAAAATTATTCACCCTTTCAGTATGTATACCTTAATATTCTCTCTTCTTTATAACAAAAAAGTCCTTCATCCtgatttgacataattttacttttatatttcctccgttttaatttatgtgataccatttgatttgacataataaagtttaagaaaaaaaaaaagacttttgaaatttgtgatccAAAACAATTAGACATTTGTTTGACTATAAGTCATTTCATTAAAAggtaaaaaagaaattttaaaattaaatttgtttctAATTATAGAAAACTGACATTCTTTTTTACATAGACTAAAAAGTTAAGTATATCTAGCTTGAACTGCAATGCAGGTAACAGAATAAAAAAATGGTCCATTCAATTATTGAAGGATTCAATTCCCAATTCCAACTTAAACAAACTCACAACATCATATGAATAAAAAAGACTTTCcataattagaagaaaaaacaCTAAAAGCATTTTTCCcattcataaaattatttagtGCTCCATGTGATTTTGCTTCTGTACCATTGCAAAAAAAAGATCAGATGCTTGTCATCCTTTTTTGCAAGTCATGTTATCAACACTACTAAgctaaagagaaaaaaacaaacaaaaactagAGGTGGGGAATAGTGGAAAATGATTGATTCAACTCATTTACTTGCTTTTTTCTCCTTGTTGGAAAGGCAAAAGACACTTTTGCATGTGACCTAGGAGATTTTTTTTCCTCCACTTATTAAACTTGGTAACCATCAATAAAAAATTCTTATTAAGGCAAACAATTACACAGTAAAAATATACAAGGAATTCACCTATATGTGCCAAACTGCTTATATGATATACCTAAAAAGTATAAGCACATTGATATGACTtgaggaaaaaggaaaaggtgAAAAAAAAGGTAACAAGATAGTTGGCTACCTACTTCCTTTTCACCTTTGAGGAGCAGGCTTCACAAATGAGAAGTCATCTTCATTCCTAGTAGATTCTCCATTTTGAGGAATATGCACATGAATTTCTGTGTCATCATGATCAATATGTGTAGTTGCTATCTCTGCACGAGTCATCGGTGTTGTTGGATCATTTTCAAGGTCGGATGCTTCTTGATCGCTGTAGCCCTGGAAACGCGATGAGTGACCAGTGGTTTTGTATCGATGAAGACCAGGGCCTGATGGGTGCACAGGTGAGCTCATTGCGGATCTTGGACTTGCATTACCCAGTGTTTGGGTAGGGGACCTGTCACCCCTCGCTCCTGTACGCTTCTTCACAGCCATATGCCACTTCTTTAGTGCCTTGGAGGTTTGCTCATCAAAGATGGATTTTTTCATATGGGATCCCATCTGCAGAAAGGCCAATGCTCTAACTTAACAACAGATCATGCTAAAAAGGCTAGAAATTTCAGTAGTTTATGTAGTGAGCTTACATCGTTCAACAAAGCAATAGCAAATGTCTAAGGTAATATGGCACGAAATAAAACGTAGATACAATTATGCTATTGGTTTGAGAGACGAGTCTATAATAGTACCTGAGTTATAAGGGCATAAAGTGGAAGAGTGATATAACTGCATAGGAATAATACTCCTACCCTGTAATACAATGAAAAATTTGATTTAACAAGAGCAAGCTGGAATCATGAAGCTTAGGAACTAAgataatgaatatttttaagTGAGTTTCTGTAGCAAGAAACATACCCTATAACAATTTTTGCAATGACCAGCTCAAACGCCTCGTGGAAGCAAGATTTTAGCCCATACTCATACTACAGAAAAAGTAGAATCCTCATCTCTATCATAGTTTTATGGacattaaacaaaaagaaaaagaatatcttgCAATATCAGAATTTGATCTTGATACAGGGAGAAGAAATATTACCCATATCCACAGAAAATATGTTATCTGGAATGCATTCTGCAAAGTTAGATAAGCGCAAAAAAAGAGAGTTTAGCCAAGGGAATATATAGAGATTAAGCTATGAAAAGCAAACTATTCCGTGCACCATTTTTGTGGTTTTGTTTTATGGAAACTATAGTACTTGCAAAGTTGAACCCAAATGACTGGTTTACTAATAATACTTCATTTAGAATTCTGGAAATTCGAAATGCAAACCTGAAATAAGGCAAAATGGATGAGGTGAAGAACCAGTCGTGGTCGACCaaaccaaaaatatttgtcTGAGGCTTGTACAAGAGGGATTCCTTGAACTACTGCATGTCTCTCTTTGATGTCAAGGGCCATCCTAGTCAAAACAGCCTGAAGCTTTGTTCCAACAGCTAAAATGATCTGAGAAAATTTCATGAATAAGAATTTCCCCATAAAGTAATTCCGGAAGATGAACAATGGAAAAGAATCTTACAATCAGAGGAACTAAGGATGCCCAGAACAATGCTTGCCACCCTGCAATGGGTCAAATAATTCAGACCATATGAAAACTGTGGTAGATAGTGACTAAAACGGACGGAAGAACTAAACAATTTCCAGAAATGGATCAGACCACAGAACATGACTTACCGCTAACATTCAGAAGCAAGAAAAGCACAAATGATGCCCATAAAACTGGACTGccggaaaaaaaaacaagtaaaaagCCAATCAGAGAGCAAGGAGATATATGGTCATTAGGCACATGCACCCACATAAATATGCTGAAAAAATTGAGAGAGCAAATAGAACATCTAGCTACCTGACACCGACAACTACCTTGAAGTCATCCTCTAATGACCTCTTGATATACTTTTGGAAGTTAAATTTACTTCCAGGAGCCAGATGAACCTGCACAAGGAGGAACTTTAGTTTCATGGGTAACAAAGAATTAACAAGGCAGAACAAAGCACAAAGAAAACTCACACTGATGAAACCATTGCGCAGAGCCAAGTAGTCTGACTTACTGACAGACTTGAAAAATTGTCTGAAGAAGCATCCCTGCATGAATTAAGTTGCAACAATCAGTCACCTTAGCACTAGTTTGGCCTTGTGCCAAAATTACGAATTCTCATTGTATTAATTTCTCACAATGTAAAAGAAGATCGGGATCCTTGTCCAGAAGCTAGTATGCGCTCGGACAAAAGATGTCTCATGAGTAAGTCTAAATCTTGAAGGATCTGCAAGTCCCAAGTAGAAACAAAGTGACAGAGTCAAAACCAAATGAGCAAACACACACAGGGAGCAAGCAAAAGTCCAAAGTTCTGGCTTTATAGCACGCAAATGTATACCATTTGTAAACTCATAATTATGGGTTGAAGTCTCTTGCTCCCAACCTTTCCAGCCACGAATCTGAAGAATAAGTTTCAGGCATTTAGCAAATGGATTAATACCATAAAGGCATCCTaaaatagttatcactcaagaCAAGTGGTCAGTCCCAGTAACAATTTTGAGCCTTGGTTAGCTGGTCAATTAGAGCTAGGAGTATAACAGCAGCGATTTTAGGGGAAAACAGATCCGATATGAAGCAGAAAGCATATAGCTTTTTGCATCCTTCCATTAATACCACCAGAGTATTGCATCACCATGATAATTGATTGATCTTGTCAGTTAATTGAAAATCTACTAAAAATGCAGTCAATGATAGGATCTACAACTTTCCTGGTTTACCTAAGAAGCAGTATAGATGGCAACTAAAGCATAGTAGAGGAATAACTAAATAAGTATATTATGAATTACCTTAAGTCTTCCCAACCACATGGTAATCGCACTGTATAACACATGAAGGACtgccaaaaagaaaataaggatGTGTATTTGATGCAGTGCTTCAACAGTAACGAGAGGTACACGTCCCTGTTAGGAATACTTTAGATTAGTTTGATGAAGAAAGGAAATCATGCTGTTAATGCTAATATGAAGTACCGCATAAAAGGTCCAAAATATAGCTGAAAAAGATGGGCAGGAACACAGTGCTAACGGAATGCAAGGATGCTGCATCTGGTAGAACAACAACTTTACCTTCAAATGTTAACTTTACATTAAAATTTTACCTAAAACCTAAGCTGACTTAACAACATTTTGAAGCTCATAGTCTAAGACATTTGAAGCACATACATGGTGCTTTTTTGGTGGAAGCTGTAACTGAGCTATGAAGACACGATTTAGTCATCCACTCTTATTATACCCAGTGCAAATCACACCTGTTCAATTTGATGGTATGAACAGAATTCTTAATTTCTTCCAGAATAAACTCTCCTTAGCTTATCTATATGCAAGATATAGATACTCATACGAATAGCCCAATCATTTCATCATTTAAGTGATTAACATTCAATAATTCAATGGACCATTAAGGTTATTTCAGGAACACAGAACATTTTAAAACCCCTTTTTGATTAATGGTCTCACTAAACCCCTCTCCCAACATCATAGGGAGGTGTTGACGTACTCCTTCATTACAGAAGGCGGAGCAGAACAATCATTTTGGATGGATCTTACATAAATCAGCTAGTTAGCTCAATTCCTTCTTCCTATGTCAGACAGGACAACCTAAGAATAAAACAGTGATGGTAAAAAGCTAAGTGTTTTCTAATCTTCAATTAGNCGGAGCAGAACAATCATTTTGGATGGATCTTACATAAATCAGCTAGTTAGCTCAATTCCTTCTTCCTACGTCAGACAGGACAACCTAAGAATAAATCAGTGATGGTAAAAAGCTAAGTGTTTCCTAATCTTCAATTAGGCTACATGAGTCCATCACTAGGCATATACCTAACAGAATGAAGGTGCTTCGTGTAAAATTTCTTTTGCAGTTCTTTTTTGTGATTACATCATGTTATTTGAAATGTCCATTTATTCAATTGAAGAATCAAAAATCCTAAGCCAGTTTGCAAGAACTTTTAGTAGGTTTGCTCAAAATATCTCATTGTCTAGGTCAATTGATAGAAGCGAAAAAACATTTAGTCTTGTCACCATATCTAATTCAAGATAGGATTAGTAAATTACCAAAAGCACAACTCTCCTAGAGCCATTTTTGCTATCAGCACTCATTAATACAACTAAATACATCAGTGAAGTTTGACCCATATTGTTAAGGGTCATGTACACATTACCTCTTTGCATTTAGGCTCTGCACCTGCCAAAATTCTACGCTCATACCATAAAAGCTTCCTACGGTGTTCCTCCTTTGCAGCATCTTTGTTCTTCGCAGGGCATGGCAGCATTGTATCAGCAACACTTGGGGGGATACAAATTCCAGCAATGTAATATTGACTAAATACAAGGGTTAACGAGATGAAACCGAGAATCATCAACTCTGCAATAATTAGAGGATTCAATCAAAATGGAAACAAGTAGACTCTcaaaaaaaatgataacaaGAGGAGAAACACGAAATCTTACCGGCCTTAACCTTCTCCAAGGCCTCAAAGAGAGCTTTTTTATGCCTGTCAGTCAACCACTGAGCAAAGATTTCATTGTgtcaatttttcatattttctataGAAGTAGTCATTCAAGGAACCAACAAATGAGATGAGATACTATATCAGCTCAAGCAATCAAAATAAGTTGTGAAATCTAAAAAATATCAGATAACAAACTTCAACATCAGTGTAATATCAGAGCAAACTTGGTTATAAAATGCTGACTAAAAGCCAAAAAGGGAGCAAGTTATTACAATTAAATGAAAGGACGAAAAATGAATCCGAAGTAGATGTTATTGATATTTTCTGCAGTAAAAAGGAATAAGTTCACAAGGCATAACACAAACATTGAACTATTTTTCACTCTTGTCCCTGGTTTATTGGccaaaattaaataagatgCAGAAAGAAACCTTTATCGTTTTTCATTTTAAGATAAATGCAACAACATCCAATTACAACAATCAGAGGTTATGTTGTCTAAGGAACCAATATGtgtaaaacaactcaaaggtGCACAAATAAACCAACCAAGTGAGAAAACGGTAGTTCCTTCTTTCTGGATATGCAACAGAGGAAGCAATAGTACTAAAGCAAATTATATCGGATACATACATATAAAGACTAAAGCTTTCTTAAAAGCAATAGATTTGAGAGCTAGTATTACACCAGCAGATCAAACAACAGAAACATAATGACTACCGACCCTCTAGACTGGTttagctatatgaatcctcaataTCAATGCCGCTTCATTTGAATCCACTCACTCCGTTGTTGGATCATATACCTTTTATGACAAATTAGGGATTCACTAATGGCAAACTCGTAAACAAACACGAGCTCAACGCAAATATCCATTGTAAAACTATGATTACCGAGAACTCATATACATATACTCCCACAATTctcatgcttttttttttccattgtGCATATTCCTTATAGCCGACAGACAGTGTAATTATCAAGATGAGTGCAAGTAGGCTCGGCCACCGTCATTATATAGAGGACGCAATATTTGGCAACAAGCATCTGAGCAATCAAGAACAGTTTGTAGGTTCTAGAGTTtatagttgaaaaaaaaaaacttgatatCACTTCCAA
The Solanum stenotomum isolate F172 chromosome 12, ASM1918654v1, whole genome shotgun sequence DNA segment above includes these coding regions:
- the LOC125849096 gene encoding MLO-like protein 10 isoform X5: MAGGGDSKSRGLDQTPTWAVAGVCAVIILISIALEKILHKLGTWLTDRHKKALFEALEKVKAELMILGFISLTLVFSQYYIAGICIPPSVADTMLPCPAKNKDAAKEEHRRKLLWYERRILAGAEPKCKEGRVPLVTVEALHQIHILIFFLAVLHVLYSAITMWLGRLKIRGWKGWEQETSTHNYEFTNDPSRFRLTHETSFVRAHTSFWTRIPIFFYIGCFFRQFFKSVSKSDYLALRNGFISVHLAPGSKFNFQKYIKRSLEDDFKVVVGVSPVLWASFVLFLLLNVSGWQALFWASLVPLIIILAVGTKLQAVLTRMALDIKERHAVVQGIPLVQASDKYFWFGRPRLVLHLIHFALFQNAFQITYFLWIWYEYGLKSCFHEAFELVIAKIVIGVGVLFLCSYITLPLYALITQMGSHMKKSIFDEQTSKALKKWHMAVKKRTGARGDRSPTQTLGNASPRSAMSSPVHPSGPGLHRYKTTGHSSRFQGYSDQEASDLENDPTTPMTRAEIATTHIDHDDTEIHVHIPQNGESTRNEDDFSFVKPAPQR
- the LOC125849096 gene encoding MLO-like protein 10 isoform X1, translated to MAGGGDSKSRGLDQTPTWAVAGVCAVIILISIALEKILHKLGTWLTDRHKKALFEALEKVKAELMILGFISLTLVFSQYYIAGICIPTSVADTMLPCPAKNKGSAKEEEHRRKLLWYERRILAGEGPKCKEGRVPLVTVEALHQIHILIFFLAVLHVLYSAITMWLGRLKIRGWKGWEQETSTHNYEFTNDPSRFRLTHETSFVRAHTSFWTRIPIFFYIGCFFRQFFKSVSKSDYLALRNGFISVHLAPGSKFNFQKYIKRSLEDDFKVVVGVSPVLWASFVLFLLLNVSGWQALFWASLVPLIIILAVGTKLQAVLTRMALDIKERHAVVQGIPLVQASDKYFWFGRPRLVLHLIHFALFQNAFQITYFLWIWYEYGLKSCFHEAFELVIAKIVIGVGVLFLCSYITLPLYALITQMGSHMKKSIFDEQTSKALKKWHMAVKKRTGARGDRSPTQTLGNASPRSAMSSPVHPSGPGLHRYKTTGHSSRFQGYSDQEASDLENDPTTPMTRAEIATTHIDHDDTEIHVHIPQNGESTRNEDDFSFVKPAPQR
- the LOC125849096 gene encoding MLO-like protein 10 isoform X2; this translates as MAGGGDSKSRGLDQTPTWAVAGVCAVIILISIALEKILHKLGTWLTDRHKKALFEALEKVKAELMILGFISLTLVFSQYYIAGICIPTSVADTMLPCPAKNKGSAKEEEHRRKLLWYERRILAGAEPKCKEGRVPLVTVEALHQIHILIFFLAVLHVLYSAITMWLGRLKIRGWKGWEQETSTHNYEFTNDPSRFRLTHETSFVRAHTSFWTRIPIFFYIGCFFRQFFKSVSKSDYLALRNGFISVHLAPGSKFNFQKYIKRSLEDDFKVVVGVSPVLWASFVLFLLLNVSGWQALFWASLVPLIIILAVGTKLQAVLTRMALDIKERHAVVQGIPLVQASDKYFWFGRPRLVLHLIHFALFQNAFQITYFLWIWYEYGLKSCFHEAFELVIAKIVIGVGVLFLCSYITLPLYALITQMGSHMKKSIFDEQTSKALKKWHMAVKKRTGARGDRSPTQTLGNASPRSAMSSPVHPSGPGLHRYKTTGHSSRFQGYSDQEASDLENDPTTPMTRAEIATTHIDHDDTEIHVHIPQNGESTRNEDDFSFVKPAPQR
- the LOC125849096 gene encoding MLO-like protein 8 isoform X3; the protein is MAGGGDGTSRQLDQTPTWAVAGVCAVIILISIALEKILHKLGTWLTDRHKKALFEALEKVKAELMILGFISLTLVFSQYYIAGICIPPSVADTMLPCPAKNKDAAKEEHRRKLLWYERRILAGAEPKCKEGRVPLVTVEALHQIHILIFFLAVLHVLYSAITMWLGRLKIRGWKGWEQETSTHNYEFTNDPSRFRLTHETSFVRAHTSFWTRIPIFFYIGCFFRQFFKSVSKSDYLALRNGFISVHLAPGSKFNFQKYIKRSLEDDFKVVVGVSPVLWASFVLFLLLNVSGWQALFWASLVPLIIILAVGTKLQAVLTRMALDIKERHAVVQGIPLVQASDKYFWFGRPRLVLHLIHFALFQNAFQITYFLWIWYEYGLKSCFHEAFELVIAKIVIGVGVLFLCSYITLPLYALITQMGSHMKKSIFDEQTSKALKKWHMAVKKRTGARGDRSPTQTLGNASPRSAMSSPVHPSGPGLHRYKTTGHSSRFQGYSDQEASDLENDPTTPMTRAEIATTHIDHDDTEIHVHIPQNGESTRNEDDFSFVKPAPQR